A DNA window from Candidatus Aminicenantes bacterium contains the following coding sequences:
- a CDS encoding Rho termination factor N-terminal domain-containing protein, which produces MNVAQIKKYAKEKGVDPARMKKAELIRAIQAAEKNPTCYGSDRKFNCPETNCLWEKDCKKEM; this is translated from the coding sequence ATGAATGTAGCACAAATAAAAAAATACGCCAAAGAAAAGGGGGTCGATCCCGCTCGGATGAAAAAAGCCGAATTGATACGGGCCATCCAAGCAGCCGAAAAAAACCCGACATGCTACGGTAGCGACAGGAAATTTAATTGCCCGGAAACCAATTGCCTTTGGGAGAAAGACTGCAAAAAAGAAATGTGA